One genomic region from Streptomyces venezuelae encodes:
- the iolB gene encoding 5-deoxy-glucuronate isomerase: MNSGPTRPARLHLPAGSAAHGPYALRVDPEQAGWEHSALRVLTLGPGETHSFESGDSEWVVLPLAGACSVRVDGEVLELLGRDSVFTAVTDFAYVPRDAHAQIASGAGGRFALAGAKCERRLPARYGPAPEVPVETRGSGNRARQVRNFAAAGAFACDRLIAVEVVTPGGNWSSYPPHKHDEHRPGAESVLEEIYYYEIAGPHGLAYQRISPSRPGGAELLAEVGDGDAVLVPDGWHGPSIAQPGHDLYYLNVMAGPGAEREWKISFHPDHEEGYV, encoded by the coding sequence GGCTCCGCCGCCCACGGGCCGTACGCGCTCCGCGTCGACCCCGAGCAGGCCGGCTGGGAGCACTCCGCCCTGCGGGTCCTCACCCTCGGGCCGGGAGAGACCCACTCCTTCGAGAGCGGGGATTCCGAATGGGTCGTGCTTCCCCTCGCCGGTGCCTGTAGCGTGCGCGTCGACGGCGAAGTCCTCGAACTCCTCGGCCGCGACAGCGTGTTCACGGCCGTGACCGACTTCGCCTACGTACCGCGCGACGCCCACGCCCAGATCGCCTCCGGCGCGGGGGGCCGCTTCGCTTTGGCAGGAGCGAAGTGCGAGCGACGACTCCCCGCCCGCTACGGCCCCGCGCCGGAGGTTCCCGTCGAGACCCGGGGCAGCGGCAACCGCGCCCGCCAGGTGCGGAACTTCGCCGCCGCGGGCGCCTTCGCCTGTGACCGGCTGATCGCCGTCGAGGTCGTCACCCCCGGCGGCAACTGGTCCTCCTACCCGCCGCACAAGCACGACGAGCACCGCCCGGGCGCCGAGTCCGTCCTGGAGGAGATCTACTACTACGAGATCGCCGGCCCGCACGGCCTCGCCTACCAGCGGATCTCGCCCTCCCGGCCGGGCGGGGCCGAGCTCCTCGCCGAGGTCGGGGACGGCGACGCCGTCCTCGTACCGGACGGCTGGCACGGGCCCTCGATCGCCCAGCCGGGCCACGACCTCTACTACCTCAACGTCATGGCGGGCCCCGGAGCCGAGCGGGAGTGGAAGATCTCCTTCCACCCGGACCACGAGGAGGGGTACGTATGA